The window TTTGGTGTGGTAAAAGAAGGCTGCCGAAGCTGCTTCGCCAGCCTTCTGTACACTGGATTATCTGCGATACATGTTCACAAGCGGCATTCTATTTTTTGTATACAGCGTTGTATTCCTCGATAATGGCCGCTCCGCCGCGGCTCTTCCAGGCTTCCACTTGTTTTTCAAATCCGGCTTTGTCCAGCTGTCCATAAATATAGTTGTAAGTGGCATCCGTAATAATCTGCTGAAGCTCAACACCCTTAGAAGTATAGGTCGGCGAATCCAGAGCAGCTGTCGGATCTGCTACACCCACTTTGACATTCTCAAGCACCAGCTCCTCGGCATGAATCCGTCCAGGCAGTACGTTCAAGCTTTGGTACATGCCATTGGTTTCGTATTCACCGATCACGCTGTCCTTATAGCCTTTGACCTCGCGTTCAATCAGTTCTTTGTCGTCTGCCGGTTTAGCTTTGCCGTCTACAACGGTGTAGTGCTTGCCTTCAATCCCCCAGTACATCAGGTTGGCCACTTCCGGAGTCATCATCTTGTCAAAGAAGGCCAGAATCTTCTTCAGCTCAGCTTCATCCTTAACCGCAGATTTCGGGAACAGCACAACGTTGTTATAACCTGGAATCATCCATTGGGCGAATTTGCCGTCAGGTCCGGCTACCATACTATGCGTATCCAGCACAGCATCCGGGAAGTTTTTGATCAGGTCCTTGTTAAGGGTGTCGATATCCTGCATGGAACCGCCGATGTACAGCCCTGCTTTGCCGCTGACAAACATGTTTACGGCATCCGTCTTACTGGTGGCTGCGAAATCCTTGTTCATGTATCCGCCGTCACGCAGCTTTTTGAAGAAATCCATCGTGTCGATGTATTGCGGGAAGGTGAATTCCGGTGCAAGCTGGCCATCCTTCTCGCCCCAGTTGTTCGGTGTGCCGAACCAGGAGGAGACGGTTTTGAAGGCCCCGTACACCAGCTCATTGCGGTCCACGAGACCGATCGTGTCTTTTTTACCGTTGCCATCCGGATCCTTCTCCGTGAAGGCTTGGGCCATAGCGAACAGTTCATCCAGATTGGCTGGAGCCTTCAGTCCGAGTTTATCCGCCCAGTCTTTGCGGTAGATGATCCCCTGACGGGCCAGCGGACGGCCGATATACAGCGAGTACAGCTTGCCTTCCACTTTGGTATTGTTGAGGATTTCCGGTTTCAGCTTGTTGAGGTTCGGGAACTCCGACAAGTAAGGTCCAATTTCCCAAAACTGTCCGTCCTTGATCGATTCTTTCATCTGGATGAACGTGGTCTGATTCTTCAAATAAGTCACTTGCGGCAGGGAGCCCGTGGCGAAGGAAGAATTCAGCTTCTCTTCATAGGTATCCGCCGGGAAAAATTGATAAGTCAGTTTCGTATTGGTCAACTTCTCCACTTCAGCCTTAATTGTATCCGGAGGGGTTTCTGCCGTATTCAGTGGAAGCATAATCTTAATTTCTGTCGGTTTTTCCGGCTCTGGTGCCGGCTCTGTGGTTGCGGTATTGGTTCCGCCGCTGGTGCCGGGATCTGTGGTGGCCGCTGCTTCATTATTGCCGTTGTTGTTGTTGCCGCACGCCGCAGTCAGCATACTGAATGTTAACAGCGAGCTAAGAAGCAGGGTAAAGGATTTTTTCGTCATACCTTTTTGACCTCCGTTTGACTTGTATTGGTTACAAGCCTCACACTACAGCCTCGCCCAGGTTACGAAAACAATCATTTACTCATAGTAGGGGCTTTGGAGCGGGAGTCTGGGGAAATGATTATCGGGTGATAGGGGGATAAGGTGAAAGGAAACTTGAGGGGAATGCTGGGGAGATGCCTGGGGAGGTGGAGTGGTAACTCCGGGGAATACCAAGCGACCCGATAGGTGATGGCCGCAACTCCGGGGAATGTTTGGACTTCCGGCCGCTGTTGTCTGCAGATGTTTACGATTATATCGCTTTCAGCGGATAACATCTGCAGACAAAGGCGGACGCTTCCGCTCCTACAGTTCCAAACTTCCCCTCCGTTACTTCTCACCTCTCTGAGGGGTTCCTTTCAACTTATCCGGTTGAAAGGGGCAGGGGATTACCGCCGCTCCGGTTTGCGGCGGGTGATACAAAGTGCTGGGAGGTGGAGTCGTAACTGCGGGGAATGTTTGGACTTCCGGCCGCTGTTGTCTGCAGATGTTTACGATTATATCGCTTTCATCGGATAACATCTGCAGACAAAGGCGGACGCTACCGCTCCTACAGTTCCAAACTCCCCCTCCGTTACTTCTCACCTCTCTGAGGGGTTTCTTTCAACCAGACTAAAAAAGCAGAGCCGCGCTCCTCCTGTAGGAGAGGCACCTGCTCTGCTTTTATTCTGCACAAGGGTATGCTTCCGCTTCTGCTAGCTTAGCCCAGCTGCATAGTAGTTACACAAGTATCATTTTTCTCAAATGTAGAAATGTCAGACTCGGCTTTTTTGCCATTTTGTTCAATGGTAACATGATACGTCTTATCCCGCGGGAGCCACAGATCGATAAATCCGTTAGGCTGGGATTTCACCGTTTCGTTGTTCATTACCGGATTGCCTTCGGCATCCTGGACGGACAGGGTGAACTCTTGTTCCACCATCTCGCCCTGACAACCGGTTAAGCTATGGGTTGCGCATGGATGTGTCTGATTGATATAGGGTGCAATTGAGACAAAAAACTCGTCACCCGGCAAGCTGTAAGTAGCCGATTTGCCATCGCTCTCTTTGACGATCAGCTGGGTTGATGAAATGGAAGCCGATTCTGCGGTGATACTGCGGCTGCTGTAATCGTGTACCAGCTGTTTAAGGGTTTGCGTATCCGCCGGGCTTGGGTCTGCACTTTCCCGGGCGTTATTTTCTGCATACAGGTATGTTCCTAAGCCAATGACTACGGCAAATCCGGCAGTCAGCAAGACTTGTTTTCTCATAGAATGTCATCCTCCAGTCTCTCTACTATTATTATAGTCCAGGGAGCACTCCTGCAGACAAGACGAATCTATGACAATATGCCTTCCTACTGCCCGCTCCCCGCTCTGGCCTCCGCCTCAGCGTACTCCTGCATGATCAGACTGCCGCCGCTGGATTTCCATTTTTCCACTTCCTTCTTAAACTCTGCAGCATTGATATTGCCGATAATATAATTATAAGTAGCATCCACAATGATCGTTGAGAGCTCCACATTCTTTTCATCAAAGGTCGGAGAGCTCAGCGTGAGTGTCGGATCGTCCACGAGAAACTGTTCGTTGTCTTGGCTAAGCTGATCCGCCAGGGCGGTCAGCTGCTCTTTTTGCGCCACCTCCATGACGTTCTTGTTGCTGATATCGGCGATCATCAGAGAATACAGCGGGCTGACCTCATTCACCCGCAGCTGCGAGGTTTCCTCCGGCAGAATGACCTTCCCGTTCTCGAGCTTGTAGTGGCGGCCTTCGATCCCGTACCTCATCAGATTCGCTACATCTTTATCCATCGTCCGGTCAAAAAAGCGCAGCACCTGCTTCAGTTCACCTTCCGTCGCAATCGCTTTTTTGGAGAACAGATACAGCCCGTTGTAGTTGGGGATCGACCATACTTTGTAGCCGTCCGGCCCTTTAATCCGGTTGATCAGGGTGAGTTCGGCCCGCGGATTAATCGTTTGCGCTTCAATAGAGAGCCGCTGCACATCCGTCATGCTTCCAATGAAGACCCCCGCAGTCCCGCGGATGAATTTATCCCGCTGTACTTCCTTGCTGGTCAGAGCGAAGTCCTGATTGATGATTTTTTCATTATATAGCTTGCGCATGAAGTTCATCGTGTCCATATATTGAGATGTCGCGAATTCCGGGATGAACTGCCCGTTGTCCAGCTTCCAGTTATTCGGCGTGCCGAAATAAGAGCTGAGCGTTTTGAATACGCCATAGACCAGATCATTGCGGTCAACCAGGCCGATTGTGTCCTGCTTGCCGTTGCCGTCCGGATCCTTATAGGTAAACTGCTTCATGACCTCATACAGCTCATCCAGCGTTTGCGGTTTGCTTAGCTTAAGATGATCCAGCCAATCCTTACGGATGATGATGCCCTGCCGGGAAGAAGGCCGCTCGGTATACAGGCCGTATATTTTGCCG of the Paenibacillus pedocola genome contains:
- a CDS encoding extracellular solute-binding protein; translated protein: MTKKSFTLLLSSLLTFSMLTAACGNNNNGNNEAAATTDPGTSGGTNTATTEPAPEPEKPTEIKIMLPLNTAETPPDTIKAEVEKLTNTKLTYQFFPADTYEEKLNSSFATGSLPQVTYLKNQTTFIQMKESIKDGQFWEIGPYLSEFPNLNKLKPEILNNTKVEGKLYSLYIGRPLARQGIIYRKDWADKLGLKAPANLDELFAMAQAFTEKDPDGNGKKDTIGLVDRNELVYGAFKTVSSWFGTPNNWGEKDGQLAPEFTFPQYIDTMDFFKKLRDGGYMNKDFAATSKTDAVNMFVSGKAGLYIGGSMQDIDTLNKDLIKNFPDAVLDTHSMVAGPDGKFAQWMIPGYNNVVLFPKSAVKDEAELKKILAFFDKMMTPEVANLMYWGIEGKHYTVVDGKAKPADDKELIEREVKGYKDSVIGEYETNGMYQSLNVLPGRIHAEELVLENVKVGVADPTAALDSPTYTSKGVELQQIITDATYNYIYGQLDKAGFEKQVEAWKSRGGAAIIEEYNAVYKK
- a CDS encoding CueP family metal-binding protein, coding for MRKQVLLTAGFAVVIGLGTYLYAENNARESADPSPADTQTLKQLVHDYSSRSITAESASISSTQLIVKESDGKSATYSLPGDEFFVSIAPYINQTHPCATHSLTGCQGEMVEQEFTLSVQDAEGNPVMNNETVKSQPNGFIDLWLPRDKTYHVTIEQNGKKAESDISTFEKNDTCVTTMQLG
- a CDS encoding extracellular solute-binding protein, producing the protein MFRDLTRRLVVRYFCLLVILPSFLLSACSNENSVQPGPGQTPPSISILAPLHFPQTPSKEIVTEIEKLTGVRLNITWVPEGVYTDKMNTALTTNSLGKVTFVKFTDYNLVKPAIRSDAFWEIGPYLKEFPNLQQLDPAILSQSAVDGKIYGLYTERPSSRQGIIIRKDWLDHLKLSKPQTLDELYEVMKQFTYKDPDGNGKQDTIGLVDRNDLVYGVFKTLSSYFGTPNNWKLDNGQFIPEFATSQYMDTMNFMRKLYNEKIINQDFALTSKEVQRDKFIRGTAGVFIGSMTDVQRLSIEAQTINPRAELTLINRIKGPDGYKVWSIPNYNGLYLFSKKAIATEGELKQVLRFFDRTMDKDVANLMRYGIEGRHYKLENGKVILPEETSQLRVNEVSPLYSLMIADISNKNVMEVAQKEQLTALADQLSQDNEQFLVDDPTLTLSSPTFDEKNVELSTIIVDATYNYIIGNINAAEFKKEVEKWKSSGGSLIMQEYAEAEARAGSGQ